One part of the Lycium ferocissimum isolate CSIRO_LF1 chromosome 8, AGI_CSIRO_Lferr_CH_V1, whole genome shotgun sequence genome encodes these proteins:
- the LOC132067742 gene encoding putative phospholipid-transporting ATPase 9, whose protein sequence is MRTGRRRKLHFSKIYSFKCGKASVLSDDHSQIGGPGFSRVVYCNEPDSFESGIREYDGNYVSTTKYTAATFLPKSLFEQFRRVANFYFLVTGIMAFTPLAPYSAVSAILPLIVVIGATMVKEGIEDWRRKQQDIEMNSRKIKVHQGDGVFNLSEWRHLKVGDIVKVEKDQFFPADLLLLSSCYDDAVCYVETMNLDGETNLKLKQALEVTSSLHEDSHFKEFKALVKCEDPNANLYTFVGSMEYEEQQIPLSPQQLLLRDSKLRNTEYIYGAVIFTGHDTKVMQNATDPPSKRSKIERKMDRIIYFLFAVLFTISFVGSVYFGIVTKQDLDGGHKRWYLQPENADIFYDPGRAPAAAILHFLTAVMLYSYLIPISLYVSIEIVKVLQSIFINRDINMYYEETDKPAHARTSNLTEELGQVDTILSDKTGTLTCNSMEFVKCSVAGTAYGRGITEVERALAKRNGSPLMAKKVNDRAEDGVISPRKSTVKGFNFEDERIMNASWLFEPHSDVLQKFFRLLAVCHTVIPEVDESTGKVSYEAESPDEAAFVIAAREVGFEFFKRTQTNVSVHELDLESGKRIERSYKILNVLEFNSTRKRMSVIVKDEDGKILLLSKGADSIMFERLGKNGRKFEEETREHVNEYADAGLRTLILAYRELSEDEYKTFNEKFLEAKNSISEDRETIIDEVTDKIEKDLILLGATAVEDKLQPGVPDCIDKLAQAGVKIWVLTGDKMETAINIGYACSLLRQGMKQIIITLESPDIIAVEKTGEKNAIARASKGSVSRQITEGKALLTASSTEAFALIIDGKSLTYALDDDVKDMFLDLAIKCASVICCRSSPKQKALVTRLVKNGTGKITLAVGDGANDVGMLQEADIGVGISGVEGMQAVMSSDVAIAQFRFLERLLLVHGHWCYRRISTMICYFFYKNIVFGITVFLYEGYASFSGQPAYNEWFLSTYNVFFTSLPVIALGVFDQDVSARLCLKFPLLYQEGVQNLLFRWRRIIGWMVNGVCSAVIIFFFCITALDPQAFKKDGKVAEYAVVGATMYTCVVWVVNCQMALAISYFTLIQHIVIWGGIALWYIFLLIYGSMSTTFSTTAYQIFVEALAPTPFYWITMVLVVISALIPYFVYNAVQTRFFPLYHGMIQWIRYEGRSDDPEFCHVVRQRSIRPTTVGFTARSLARTNPLEDKKTRTSNHR, encoded by the exons ATGAGGACTGGTAGAAGGAGGAAGCTACATTTTAGCAAGATCTACTCATTTAAATGTGGGAAAGCATCAGTTTTGAGTGATGATCATTCACAAATTGGAGGACCAGGATTTTCTAGAGTTGTGTATTGCAATGAACCAGATAGTTTTGAGTCTGgaattagagaatatgatgGGAATTATGTTAGTACAACAAAATATACAGCTGCAACATTCTTGCCAAAGTCCTTATTTGAACAGTTTAGAAGAGTAGCTAATTTCTACTTTCTTGTTACTGGTATCATGGCTTTTACACCATTAGCTCCTTATTCTGCTGTTAGTGCTATTCTTCCACTAATAGTTGTTATTGGTGCAACTATGGTTAAAGAGGGTATTGAAGACTGGCGTCGAAAGCAACAG GATATTGAGATGAACAGTAGGAAGATTAAAGTACACCAAGGAGATGGAGTTTTTAATCTTTCTGAATGGCGACACTTGAAAGTTGGTGATATAGTTAAGGTGGAGAAAGATCAATTCTTTCCTGCAGACCTTCTTTTGCTTTCGTCTTGTTACGATGATGCGGTTTGTTATGTTGAGACCATGAACCTTGATGGAGAGACTAATTTGAAGCTTAAACAGGCACTGGAAGTTACTTCATCCTTGCATGAAGATTCACACTTTAAAGAATTTAAAGCCTTAGTTAAATGTGAAGATCCTAATGCTAATTTGTATACTTTTGTCGGAAGTATGGAATACGAAGAACAACAAATTCCTCTTTCTCCTCAGCAATTACTCCTCAGAGACTCTAAATTGCGCAACACGGAATACATATATGGGGCCGTCATTTTTACTGGTCATGACACAAAGGTCATGCAGAATGCAACAGATCCCCCTTCTAAAAGGAGTAAAATTGAAAGGAAAATGGATAGAATCATTTACTTCTTATTTGCAGTTCTATTCACAATTTCTTTTGTTGGATCAGTCTACTTTGGAATCGTGACTAAACAGGATTTAGATGGTGGACATAAGAGGTGGTATCTGCAACCCGAAAATGCAGATATCTTCTACGATCCAGGAAGAGCTCCTGCTGCTGCCATTTTGCATTTTCTGACAGCTGTCATGCTATATAGCTACTTGATTCCTATCTCCTTATATGTGTCGATTGAAATTGTTAAAGTTCTTCAGAGTATCTTCATTAACCGGGATATTAATATGTACTATGAAGAAACTGATAAACCAGCACATGCCCGAACCTCAAATCTAACTGAGGAACTTGGCCAGGTTGACACAATACTTTCTGATAAAACTGGAACTTTGACTTGTAACTCAATGGAGTTTGTTAAGTGCTCCGTGGCTGGTACTGCTTACGGACGTGGTATTACAGAAGTTGAAAGGGCCTTGGCTAAGAGAAACGGATCTCCACTGATGGCGAAAAAAGTTAATGATCGCGCTGAGGACGGTGTTATTAGTCCTAGGAAGTCAACTGTTAAAGGTTTCAATTTCGAAGACGAGAGAATCATGAATGCTAGTTGGCTTTTCGAGCCTCATTCAGATGTACTACAGAAGTTCTTCCGTTTGTTAGCAGTTTGTCATACAGTTATACCAGAAGTAGATGAAAGTACAGGGAAAGTTTCATATGAAGCTGAGTCCCCAGATGAAGCAGCGTTCGTGATAGCTGCTAGAGAAGTTGGTTTTGAATTCTTTAAAAGGACACAAACAAATGTGTCTGTACATGAATTGGATTTGGAATCTGGCAAGAGAATTGAGAG GTCATACAAGATTTTGAACGTTTTGGAATTCAATAGTACAAGGAAAAGGATGTCTGTCATAGTAAAAGATGAAGATGGAAAGATCTTGTTACTCTCCAAAGGTGCTGACAG TATCATGTTCGAAAGACTtggaaaaaatggaagaaagttTGAAGAAGAAACGAGGGAACATGTGAATGAATATGCTGATGCAGGCTTGAGGACCTTGATACTGGCATATCGCGAACTCAGTGAAGACGAATACAAAACTTTCAATGAAAAATTTTTAGAGGCCAAGAATTCAATCAGTGAAGACCGTGAAACCATTATTGATGAAGTGACGGATAAGATAGAAAAAGACTTGATTCTCCTTGGTGCTACTGCTGTCGAGGACAAACTTCAACCAGGG GTTCCTGATTGCATTGACAAACTCGCTCAAGCAGGCGTAAAGATTTGGGTTTTGACTGGGGATAAGATGGAAACAGCCATTAATATCGG TTACGCATGTAGTTTGCTTAGACAAGGAATGAAGCAAATCATCATAACGCTGGAAAGCCCTGATATTATAGCTGTAGAAAAAACTGGAGAAAAGAATGCAATTGCCAGG GCTTCAAAGGGAAGTGTTTCACGACAAATTACTGAAGGGAAGGCTCTACTTACTGCTTCAAGCACAGAGGCATTTGCTTTGATCATTGATGGGAAATCTCTTACATATGCCCTAGACGATGACGTAAAAGATATGTTTTTAGACCTTGCAATCAAATGTGCCTCTGTTATATGCTGCCGTTCATCACCAAAACAGAAGGCACTGGTAACAAGACTTGTCAAAAACGGGACTGGAAAGATAACATTGGCAGTTGGAGATGGAGCTAATGATGTAGGAATGCTTCAAGAAGCTGATATCGGAGTTGGAATCAGTGGCGTTGAAGGAATGCAG GCTGTTATGTCAAGTGATGTTGCAATTGCTCAGTTCAGATTTTTGGAGCGCTTGCTTTTAGTGCATGGACATTGGTGTTATAGAAGGATCTCTACGATG ATATGCTACTTCTTCTACAAAAACATTGTATTTGGTATCACTGTGTTCTTATACGAGGGATATGCATCATTTTCTGGACAACCAGCATACAATGAATGGTTTCTGTCAACTTACAATGTCTTCTTCACATCACTCCCCGTGATTGCTTTGGGAGTTTTTGATCAAGATGTATCTGCCCGATTGTGTCTTAAG TTCCCTTTACTGTACCAAGAAGGTGTTCAAAATCTGCTCTTCAGATGGCGTCGTATAATTGGCTGGATGGTCAATGGAGTTTGCAGTGCGGTGAtaatcttcttcttctgcaTAACAGCACTAGATCCTCAAGCTTTCAAAAAAGACGGTAAAGTTGCTGAATACGCGGTTGTTGGAGCAACCATGTACACATGTGTTGTTTGGGTTGTCAACTGCCAAATGGCTCTTGCTATCAGTTATTTTACCTTAATCCAACACATAGTCATCTGGGGTGGAATCGCTTTGTGGTACATTTTCCTTCTGATTTACGGATCCATGTCTACAACGTTTTCCACTACCGCGTACCAAATCTTCGTGGAAGCCTTAGCTCCGACCCCCTTCTACTGGATCACAATGGTATTGGTGGTCATTTCAGCTCTAATTCCTTACTTTGTATACAATGCTGTTCAGACACGGTTCTTCCCGTTGTACCACGGGATGATTCAATGGATAAGGTACGAGGGAAGGTCCGACGACCCGGAGTTTTGCCACGTGGTGAGACAAAGGTCGATAAGGCCCACAACCGTAGGATTCACTGCTCGTTCATTAGCAAGAACGAAT